In Flavobacterium gelatinilyticum, a genomic segment contains:
- a CDS encoding GntR family transcriptional regulator, which produces MNIISIQNNIGLPKYKQIILSIEKGIEEEKLAKGDRLPSVNKVCLAFSLSRDTVLLAYDDLKKRGIIYAIPGKGYYVKSVEITIKQKIFLLFDELNSFKEDIYNSFLNNIGKNVQVEIFFHHFNSEVFQKLINDSNGNYTKYILMPTNLKNIVASIKTLPVADVIILDQTNPDLKMYPAIYQNHQKDIFEGLSKGKEKLSKYKKLILIFPGFREPLGMKMGFEDFCAEYHFESEIITEFTNREITSGDLYIIPNDRDLVRVIENARDKNLKLGTDFGIISYNETPLKKIVASGITTISTHFEAMGKILAQMVLRGKKEQIENKSSLIIRNSL; this is translated from the coding sequence ATGAATATCATATCCATTCAGAATAATATTGGACTTCCAAAATATAAGCAGATTATTCTTTCAATTGAAAAAGGAATTGAAGAAGAAAAACTGGCAAAAGGCGACCGGCTGCCTTCAGTAAATAAAGTTTGTCTTGCGTTTTCGTTGTCGCGGGATACCGTTTTATTAGCCTATGACGACCTGAAAAAAAGAGGGATAATTTATGCCATTCCTGGCAAGGGATATTATGTTAAAAGCGTTGAAATCACTATAAAACAGAAGATTTTTTTATTATTTGATGAATTGAACAGTTTTAAAGAAGACATTTATAATTCGTTTTTGAATAATATTGGAAAAAATGTTCAGGTCGAAATTTTCTTCCATCATTTTAACAGCGAAGTTTTTCAAAAACTGATAAATGACAGTAATGGAAATTATACCAAATACATTTTAATGCCTACAAATCTGAAAAATATTGTGGCTTCGATAAAAACCCTACCAGTAGCGGATGTTATCATACTGGATCAGACCAATCCGGATTTAAAAATGTATCCTGCCATTTATCAAAATCACCAGAAGGATATTTTTGAAGGGTTGAGCAAAGGAAAAGAAAAACTGAGCAAGTACAAAAAACTGATTTTGATTTTTCCGGGATTTCGGGAACCGCTGGGAATGAAAATGGGTTTTGAAGATTTTTGTGCAGAATACCATTTTGAGTCGGAAATTATTACCGAGTTTACAAACAGAGAAATTACATCAGGAGATTTGTACATTATACCCAATGACCGGGATTTGGTGCGTGTAATTGAGAATGCAAGAGATAAAAATTTAAAACTCGGAACTGATTTTGGAATTATATCGTACAATGAAACACCGTTAAAGAAAATTGTGGCCAGCGGCATCACGACAATTTCGACTCATTTTGAAGCTATGGGAAAAATTTTGGCACAGATGGTGCTGAGAGGGAAAAAAGAACAAATCGAAAACAAGTCATCACTCATTATTCGAAATTCTCTATAA
- a CDS encoding NUDIX hydrolase → MLNTYSSADKVLLAVDCIIFGFDNEGLKILLIKRDFEPEKGKWSLIGGFLKKDEVLDDAAMRILNTYTGLHDIYMEQLYAYSEINRDPVERTISVSYYALINIENHNAELIKNYHAEWFPINDAPTLIFDHNEMLHNAVKRLRYKTSIKPIGFELLPEKFTMRQLLELYEAILSKELDKRNFISKINSLEILNKLDEKDMQSSRKGSYLYTFNKEKYEEKLLNDFVLNL, encoded by the coding sequence ATGCTAAACACTTATAGCTCTGCCGATAAGGTCCTACTTGCGGTAGACTGCATCATTTTCGGATTCGACAATGAAGGCTTGAAAATACTTCTGATCAAAAGGGATTTTGAACCTGAAAAAGGAAAATGGTCTTTGATTGGAGGGTTCTTAAAAAAAGACGAAGTCCTGGATGATGCTGCCATGAGAATTCTAAATACCTACACCGGTTTACACGATATATATATGGAGCAGCTTTATGCTTACAGTGAAATTAATCGTGACCCGGTCGAAAGAACTATTTCGGTTTCTTACTACGCCCTGATCAATATTGAAAATCACAATGCTGAATTAATAAAAAATTACCATGCTGAATGGTTCCCTATTAATGATGCACCAACCCTGATTTTTGACCATAACGAAATGCTTCATAATGCTGTTAAGCGACTTCGTTATAAAACATCGATTAAGCCAATCGGGTTTGAACTGCTGCCGGAAAAATTCACTATGCGTCAGTTATTAGAATTATACGAGGCTATTTTGAGCAAGGAATTAGATAAGAGAAATTTTATCAGTAAAATAAATTCTTTGGAAATCCTGAACAAACTCGATGAAAAAGATATGCAGTCGTCCAGAAAAGGATCTTATTTGTATACTTTTAATAAAGAAAAATACGAGGAGAAACTGCTTAACGATTTCGTCCTGAACCTATAA
- a CDS encoding arabinan endo-1,5-alpha-L-arabinosidase — protein sequence MKTIISLVLLAVLVLGCQNEDIVPTETAVAAADAQDSQVKNVTAKTVAGNVPSHDPSTIVKSGVNYYVFTTGDNIPVTYSTNLTSWAWGTSVFSSTPGWISGYVPGFVKTFWAPDVAWFNNRWNLYYSCSTFGAATSAIGLVTTPAISQSAGTNWTDRGVVVSSSSASDVNAIDPSILVDGNNVYMAYGSWHAGIGVIQINPSTGKATGSRTIVAGGNSASWEAPCLIKEGSYYYMFVNRGTCCNGVNSTYYIVVGRSASPFGPFVDKNGVSLKNGGGTTVLASQGNYIGPGHLSRITGTQKGAVHYYDKADNGNPKLEIVYFTWASGWPALSY from the coding sequence ATGAAAACAATTATAAGTTTGGTTTTATTAGCAGTATTAGTATTAGGTTGCCAGAATGAAGATATTGTCCCAACAGAGACAGCTGTTGCAGCTGCAGACGCTCAGGATTCACAGGTTAAAAATGTAACTGCCAAAACAGTCGCCGGAAATGTGCCTTCGCACGATCCAAGCACCATTGTAAAAAGCGGGGTTAATTATTATGTATTTACAACCGGAGATAATATACCGGTAACATATTCAACAAACTTAACAAGCTGGGCATGGGGAACATCGGTTTTCTCCTCTACGCCCGGATGGATTTCGGGTTATGTTCCGGGATTTGTTAAGACTTTCTGGGCACCGGATGTTGCCTGGTTTAATAACAGATGGAACTTGTATTATTCCTGTTCTACTTTTGGTGCCGCAACTTCGGCAATCGGACTTGTAACAACTCCGGCTATTTCACAGAGTGCAGGAACAAACTGGACAGACCGAGGTGTTGTAGTTTCTTCTTCATCAGCATCAGATGTAAATGCAATCGATCCTTCTATTTTAGTTGATGGAAACAACGTTTACATGGCGTATGGTTCGTGGCATGCCGGAATTGGCGTGATTCAGATTAATCCATCAACAGGAAAAGCCACAGGAAGCAGAACCATTGTTGCCGGCGGAAACAGTGCTTCTTGGGAAGCTCCGTGCCTAATTAAAGAAGGAAGCTATTATTATATGTTTGTTAATAGAGGTACTTGCTGCAATGGCGTAAACAGTACATATTACATTGTTGTAGGCCGCTCTGCAAGTCCGTTTGGACCTTTTGTAGATAAAAACGGAGTTTCTCTAAAAAATGGCGGCGGTACAACCGTCCTGGCTTCTCAGGGAAATTATATTGGTCCGGGACATTTGTCCAGAATCACAGGAACTCAAAAAGGAGCTGTTCATTATTATGACAAAGCCGATAACGGAAATCCAAAACTCGAAATCGTATATTTTACATGGGCGTCAGGATGGCCAGCACTTTCTTATTAA
- a CDS encoding alpha-N-arabinofuranosidase yields MKKALLITFLITFCNQFSFAQTAVTIKNTADAPTIDKNIYGHFAEHLGRCIYGGFFVGDTSKIPNTNGVRNDIVKALKDLKIPNLRWPGGCFADTYHWKDGIGPKEQRPTIVNKWWGGVTEDNSFGTHDFLNMCELLGAEPYLSGNVGSGTVQELADWVQYTNFSGKSPMSDLRAKNGRKEPWKVKYWGIGNEAWGCGGNMTAEYYAGEYRKYATFMSDWENTGGITRIASGSNSADYNWTEVLMKGIPLNMLGGVGVHHYAVIDWGKKGSDREFTEEGYFKTMQSALKMEELVTKHSAIMDKYDPEKKVAMIVDEWGGWYEVEKGTNPGFLYQQNTMRDAVLAGATLNIFNNHADRVRMANLAQCVNVLQAVILTDKAKMITTPTYHVMKMYSVHQDAKLLPVSFQSPLYTFNGETLPAVSVSASKDKSGSVHISLVNVDAKNKNKIEIDVKDLNLKNFTGTVITSAKLQDYNSFESPNKIVPTVFKGFENKKGKLEITIPPFSVVVLEGK; encoded by the coding sequence ATGAAAAAAGCACTTTTAATCACATTTCTTATTACGTTTTGCAATCAGTTTAGTTTTGCACAAACAGCAGTAACCATTAAAAATACGGCTGATGCGCCAACAATCGACAAAAACATTTACGGTCACTTTGCGGAGCATTTAGGCCGTTGTATTTACGGAGGTTTCTTTGTGGGAGACACTTCGAAAATTCCAAATACAAACGGAGTAAGAAATGATATTGTAAAGGCTTTAAAAGATTTAAAAATTCCAAACCTGAGATGGCCGGGCGGCTGTTTTGCCGATACCTATCACTGGAAAGACGGAATTGGACCAAAAGAACAAAGACCAACTATTGTAAACAAATGGTGGGGTGGCGTAACCGAAGACAACAGTTTTGGAACACACGATTTCCTGAATATGTGTGAACTTCTTGGAGCAGAACCGTATTTATCCGGAAACGTAGGAAGCGGAACGGTTCAGGAACTGGCCGACTGGGTTCAGTACACGAATTTCAGCGGTAAAAGTCCGATGAGTGATTTACGTGCGAAAAATGGAAGAAAAGAACCTTGGAAAGTAAAATACTGGGGAATTGGAAATGAAGCCTGGGGATGCGGCGGCAACATGACCGCAGAATATTACGCAGGCGAATACCGTAAATATGCTACTTTTATGTCAGACTGGGAAAATACAGGAGGCATTACAAGAATTGCGTCAGGATCAAACAGCGCCGATTACAACTGGACAGAAGTCTTAATGAAAGGTATTCCGTTAAATATGTTAGGCGGTGTAGGTGTTCATCATTATGCTGTAATTGACTGGGGCAAAAAAGGAAGCGACAGAGAATTTACAGAAGAAGGCTATTTCAAAACCATGCAGTCAGCCTTAAAAATGGAAGAACTTGTGACCAAACATTCGGCTATTATGGACAAATACGATCCTGAGAAAAAAGTAGCCATGATTGTTGACGAATGGGGAGGCTGGTACGAAGTAGAAAAAGGAACCAATCCTGGGTTTTTATACCAGCAGAATACAATGCGTGATGCTGTTCTGGCCGGAGCGACCTTAAACATTTTCAATAACCACGCAGACCGTGTTCGTATGGCAAATTTGGCACAATGTGTTAATGTTTTACAAGCCGTAATCCTTACCGATAAAGCCAAAATGATTACAACACCAACCTATCATGTAATGAAAATGTACAGCGTGCATCAGGACGCAAAATTATTGCCGGTAAGCTTTCAGTCGCCATTATATACTTTTAACGGAGAAACACTTCCTGCAGTTTCAGTATCGGCATCAAAAGATAAAAGCGGGTCTGTTCATATTTCATTGGTCAATGTTGATGCAAAAAATAAGAACAAAATCGAAATTGATGTAAAAGATCTGAATTTGAAAAACTTCACAGGAACGGTTATAACATCGGCTAAATTACAAGATTACAATTCATTTGAGAGCCCAAACAAAATTGTTCCGACAGTTTTTAAAGGTTTCGAAAACAAAAAAGGAAAACTTGAAATCACAATTCCTCCTTTCTCAGTAGTTGTTTTAGAAGGAAAATAA
- a CDS encoding SusC/RagA family TonB-linked outer membrane protein: MTNQKLIFYCNLLLPKKEWLLAFVMLAFAVNQMSAQGKTISGVVTSGQDNLPLPGVNIVIKGTKTVAVSGFDGEYTINASPNDVLVFSFIGFINKEITVGSQTKVNAVLTEDTNKLNEVVVIGYGTQKKSDLTGSVSVVNLESAKKTVTYDAAKMLQGQVPGVTVQSSGEPGGFVNVKIRGITSFTNNNPLFVIDGIMVDAPYDFAPGEIESMQVLKDASSASIYGVRGANGVIIITTKKGKTGRMDVKFKSIVGLQNVTKKWDVTDRAEYQRITSEAERNRDLRAGVAVNIAPGNDPSSPSYITNVNTDWQKESFQTGVVQNQALTLNGGAESMAYSFNVDYFKNSSYIRTPQEYERLSTNLNLNGKKGKFKYGAKIAYTQSDKEIFNEYNAGQTVISDILGAVPTMPVYDPNRLGGYGGTDNLTQRAISMNPIGFNNLIENNGKRNRFLGDIWGELEILPGLKYKLDVSYDRTDWQNRKFMPPSDLGWYYITTNDEASLDISNGNELRTFMNNLLTYEITLGRHKLDALAGWIQERRDNYNHWSRGVGYKPGEISMLQYADSRDGGEYKFTITGISYISRLNYAFDDRYLLQANFRQDKTSLFSAINNSANFYSFSGGWKISNEKFIKLPSWVSNIKLRGGYGTLGNNTITQYFFASTVNSFASYDFNNELAPGTTVVSSLDPNVKWEKTASSNIALELGFFDNDLQFTAEYFKKKVTDILVTVPLPYSTGAFPASIFTNAADMQNKGLEFTASYSNHHHKFKYDISANFGTLKNEVTKIGVNGNPLYGVVAKTEVGRSVGELYAWEAIGIFQSAAEVASSPKQTGAAPGDVKFRDVNGDGIITDADRTFQGTTIPKYSFGMNFSASYANFDFSMFWQGAGGNKIFNAMYRNLMIGQYTNHHKDELNYWTPTNTNTNIPAPVIGDPNGNARDSDRFIESGNYLRLQTMEIGYNIPLKDKFIQKAKVYINGQNLLTITKYKGYDPDFTSEGLLSRGYDAGSFPNPRTISLGVEVNF, from the coding sequence ATGACTAACCAAAAATTAATTTTTTACTGCAATTTATTGCTGCCAAAAAAAGAATGGCTTTTAGCATTTGTAATGCTGGCTTTTGCTGTTAATCAAATGTCTGCTCAGGGCAAAACGATTAGCGGTGTTGTTACATCGGGTCAGGACAACTTACCGCTGCCGGGTGTTAACATTGTAATTAAAGGAACCAAAACCGTTGCCGTATCCGGTTTTGACGGAGAGTACACGATTAATGCATCGCCAAATGATGTTTTAGTTTTTTCATTTATAGGGTTTATTAACAAAGAAATCACAGTAGGATCTCAAACCAAAGTAAATGCTGTGCTTACAGAAGACACCAATAAGCTTAATGAGGTAGTCGTAATTGGTTACGGAACTCAAAAGAAATCAGATTTAACGGGATCTGTAAGTGTGGTGAACTTAGAATCAGCTAAAAAAACAGTTACGTACGATGCTGCAAAAATGCTTCAGGGGCAGGTGCCGGGTGTTACGGTACAATCTTCTGGAGAACCGGGCGGCTTTGTAAATGTAAAAATTCGAGGGATAACTTCATTTACAAACAATAATCCGCTTTTCGTAATTGACGGTATTATGGTAGATGCTCCTTATGATTTTGCACCTGGAGAAATCGAATCGATGCAGGTTTTAAAAGATGCTTCTTCTGCTTCTATTTATGGAGTTCGCGGTGCCAATGGAGTTATAATTATTACAACTAAAAAGGGCAAAACGGGAAGAATGGATGTTAAATTTAAATCCATTGTGGGGCTTCAGAATGTAACAAAGAAATGGGACGTAACAGATCGTGCAGAATATCAGAGAATTACCAGCGAAGCAGAACGCAACAGAGACTTAAGAGCAGGAGTTGCCGTGAATATTGCACCCGGAAATGACCCAAGCAGCCCATCGTATATTACAAATGTAAACACAGACTGGCAGAAAGAATCTTTTCAGACCGGAGTGGTACAAAATCAGGCACTTACTCTTAACGGAGGTGCAGAAAGCATGGCTTACAGCTTTAATGTTGATTACTTTAAAAACTCCAGTTATATCAGAACACCTCAGGAATATGAGAGATTGTCAACAAATTTAAATTTAAATGGTAAAAAAGGAAAATTTAAATACGGGGCTAAAATAGCATATACACAATCTGACAAAGAAATTTTTAATGAGTACAATGCCGGTCAGACTGTTATCAGCGATATATTAGGAGCTGTTCCAACAATGCCGGTTTATGATCCAAATAGACTGGGAGGCTATGGAGGAACCGATAACCTGACACAAAGAGCTATTTCAATGAACCCGATTGGGTTTAATAACCTGATTGAAAATAATGGAAAAAGAAATCGTTTCCTTGGGGATATATGGGGAGAACTTGAAATCTTACCGGGTTTAAAATATAAACTGGATGTAAGTTACGACAGAACCGACTGGCAGAACCGCAAATTCATGCCGCCAAGTGATTTAGGATGGTATTATATTACCACAAATGATGAAGCTTCTTTGGATATTTCGAACGGAAATGAACTAAGAACGTTCATGAACAATTTATTGACTTACGAAATTACGCTAGGAAGACATAAACTGGATGCCTTAGCAGGATGGATTCAGGAAAGAAGAGATAACTATAACCACTGGTCAAGAGGCGTAGGATACAAACCGGGCGAAATTAGTATGCTTCAATACGCTGATTCGAGAGACGGCGGCGAATATAAATTTACCATTACAGGTATATCGTATATCAGCAGGCTGAATTATGCTTTTGATGATCGTTATTTGCTTCAGGCAAATTTCAGACAGGATAAAACGTCTCTTTTTAGTGCGATTAACAATTCTGCAAATTTTTACTCTTTTTCAGGAGGATGGAAAATCAGCAACGAAAAATTCATTAAACTGCCATCATGGGTAAGCAATATAAAGCTTAGAGGAGGTTATGGTACATTAGGAAATAATACGATTACACAATACTTTTTTGCTTCTACAGTAAATAGTTTTGCAAGTTATGATTTTAACAACGAACTAGCTCCCGGTACTACTGTAGTAAGTTCACTTGACCCTAATGTAAAATGGGAAAAAACAGCCAGCAGTAATATTGCTTTAGAATTGGGCTTTTTTGATAATGACCTGCAGTTTACGGCAGAATATTTTAAAAAGAAAGTTACAGATATTTTAGTAACAGTGCCGCTGCCATATTCTACAGGTGCTTTTCCAGCCAGTATTTTCACCAATGCCGCAGATATGCAAAATAAAGGATTGGAATTTACAGCTTCTTACAGCAATCACCATCATAAATTTAAATATGATATTTCGGCTAATTTCGGTACGTTAAAAAATGAAGTTACCAAAATAGGGGTAAACGGAAATCCACTTTACGGAGTGGTTGCAAAAACAGAAGTAGGACGATCTGTTGGAGAACTTTATGCATGGGAAGCGATTGGTATTTTCCAGAGCGCGGCTGAGGTAGCTTCTTCACCAAAACAAACAGGTGCTGCTCCCGGAGATGTTAAGTTTAGAGATGTAAATGGTGACGGAATCATTACAGATGCCGACAGAACTTTTCAGGGTACAACCATTCCTAAATATAGTTTCGGAATGAACTTTAGTGCTTCTTATGCAAATTTTGATTTCTCTATGTTCTGGCAGGGAGCAGGCGGAAACAAAATATTTAATGCCATGTACCGCAATTTAATGATTGGACAATACACCAATCACCATAAAGACGAATTGAATTACTGGACACCTACAAATACAAATACGAATATACCGGCTCCGGTTATTGGTGATCCAAACGGGAACGCAAGAGATTCGGACCGCTTTATTGAAAGTGGTAACTATCTGCGACTACAAACAATGGAAATTGGCTATAATATTCCTTTAAAAGACAAATTTATTCAAAAAGCGAAGGTTTATATTAATGGACAGAATTTACTAACGATCACAAAGTATAAAGGATATGATCCTGATTTTACAAGCGAGGGTTTGCTTTCAAGAGGATATGATGCGGGATCTTTCCCAAATCCAAGAACTATTTCTTTGGGTGTTGAGGTAAATTTCTAA
- a CDS encoding arabinan endo-1,5-alpha-L-arabinosidase, whose translation MKNQNFILKNISCIGFFAAAILLVSCSKDDPALEEPNPPVVVDPPVVTPAFPGPSYPDNYTAIASWGSRTQWNLANVHDPSVEKSGEYYYMYQTDASYGNAHDGNGHFFYRRSKDLINWEFMGSSMAQAPAWVKDSLNNKRARMTPALPPIENPNYGYWAPCVRKVGNVFRMYYSIVVTNPITGTDTNTSWTERAFIGLAETTDLASNNWVDKGMVVCSEPDGVKSYVRNGGNDWDAYFKFNAIDPSFIETPEGEQYLIYGSWHSGIAALKLNPATGKPDKLKTIDDYGVRIAGRGNVNSNRWQALEGPEIIYNPETQYYYLFLAYDELSVAYNTRVARSKSILGPYVTNTGISITTGAECFPIITHPYQFKNHTGWVGFAHCAVFQNPTSKQWFYASQARLPEGVGGINVSNAVMMGHIHGIQWTEDGWPVVEPERYAGVPTTTIADVSLVGTWEQITMNYQYKTMQKSVTIHLTADKKISGDINGTWSYDAAKKIATINGVKCNVVDAWDWESATRKVTLTYTGINSAGLSVWGKKIN comes from the coding sequence ATGAAAAACCAAAACTTCATATTAAAAAACATTTCCTGCATTGGATTTTTTGCAGCAGCGATTTTACTAGTCAGCTGTTCCAAAGACGATCCGGCGCTGGAAGAACCAAATCCACCGGTAGTCGTTGATCCGCCTGTGGTTACTCCGGCATTTCCGGGACCTTCTTATCCTGATAATTATACCGCAATTGCAAGCTGGGGAAGCCGTACACAATGGAATTTAGCCAATGTACATGATCCGTCAGTCGAAAAATCGGGAGAATACTATTATATGTACCAAACCGATGCTTCATACGGAAATGCACACGACGGCAACGGACATTTTTTCTACAGAAGATCCAAAGATTTAATCAATTGGGAATTTATGGGCTCTTCAATGGCCCAGGCTCCGGCTTGGGTAAAAGATTCTTTAAATAATAAAAGAGCCAGAATGACTCCGGCACTTCCGCCAATCGAAAATCCAAATTACGGATATTGGGCGCCATGCGTTCGAAAAGTGGGGAATGTTTTCAGAATGTATTACAGCATTGTCGTAACTAATCCAATTACAGGAACAGATACCAATACTTCGTGGACAGAACGGGCTTTTATAGGTCTGGCCGAAACGACAGATTTGGCATCTAATAACTGGGTTGACAAAGGAATGGTAGTCTGCTCTGAACCTGACGGCGTAAAAAGTTATGTTCGAAACGGCGGAAACGACTGGGATGCCTATTTTAAATTCAACGCCATCGATCCGAGTTTTATTGAAACTCCGGAAGGGGAACAATATTTAATTTACGGTTCATGGCATTCCGGAATCGCGGCTTTAAAACTAAACCCGGCAACAGGAAAACCTGATAAATTAAAAACAATCGACGATTACGGAGTTAGAATTGCAGGACGCGGAAATGTAAATTCAAATCGCTGGCAGGCACTTGAAGGACCTGAAATTATCTACAATCCGGAAACGCAGTACTATTATTTGTTTTTGGCTTATGATGAATTATCGGTGGCTTATAATACACGTGTTGCCCGTTCCAAAAGCATTCTTGGACCTTATGTAACCAATACCGGAATCAGCATTACAACCGGTGCCGAATGTTTTCCAATTATAACACATCCGTACCAATTTAAAAATCACACAGGCTGGGTTGGTTTTGCGCATTGTGCTGTTTTTCAAAATCCAACTTCAAAACAATGGTTTTACGCTTCGCAGGCACGTCTGCCCGAAGGAGTTGGAGGAATCAATGTTTCAAATGCGGTTATGATGGGACATATTCACGGTATTCAATGGACAGAAGACGGCTGGCCTGTCGTAGAACCGGAACGTTATGCAGGAGTACCAACAACTACAATCGCAGATGTAAGTCTCGTAGGAACATGGGAACAGATCACAATGAATTACCAATACAAAACCATGCAGAAATCGGTTACGATTCACTTAACCGCAGATAAAAAAATAAGCGGTGACATAAACGGAACCTGGTCATACGATGCAGCTAAAAAAATCGCTACAATAAACGGAGTGAAATGCAATGTAGTAGATGCCTGGGACTGGGAATCGGCAACAAGAAAAGTAACTTTAACCTATACCGGAATCAACAGCGCAGGATTATCGGTTTGGGGTAAAAAAATAAATTAA
- a CDS encoding RagB/SusD family nutrient uptake outer membrane protein — protein sequence MKYKIFNYIAIFFSLAVVTTSCVEDEDLIQLDPNNDAVDTFWQTDEDAILGVNAAYGSLLTDGTYMRSTPLLLDARADDARTNSPWGSMYNAGHFNSNVADASIYGWAFETYYQGIYRANQVLTKVPDIEFADAALKNRILGQAYFLRGLYFFHAVNLFKNVPLPTELAVYYPQKSQADGWAQVIADFKAAAELLPTSYDGISGLDAGQKGRATKGAALGYLGKAYLFTKDFTNARTTFKQVIDLGVYSLVANYRDNFTTANENNSESLFEVQFSRDAGGVDLGWGGAPASGWGKTSARAITYAPRAFGWTDVQPTWALFNEFKQEKTKTGEDDPRLDATIFYNKPGTKLYGKDFATFYAASPGDLNDLFCRKYQNSDGEFADEYDWRSGINERLLRYADILLMYAECLNETGDTPGAYTYIQMVRNRVNLPDLSVAKPGMSQEQMREQIGHERFLEFPLEGHRFDDIRRWGWLDNLEKLNWLKARDAEFNSYTKGREYYPIPQLEMDNNPGTVQNDSY from the coding sequence ATGAAATATAAAATATTTAACTATATAGCAATTTTCTTTTCACTGGCTGTAGTAACGACAAGCTGTGTTGAAGATGAAGATTTGATCCAGCTTGACCCAAATAATGATGCTGTCGATACATTCTGGCAGACAGATGAAGATGCAATTTTGGGCGTAAATGCCGCTTACGGAAGCTTATTAACAGATGGAACCTATATGAGAAGTACACCATTACTTCTTGATGCCAGAGCCGATGATGCCCGTACCAACAGCCCTTGGGGTTCTATGTACAATGCAGGGCACTTTAACTCGAATGTAGCCGATGCTTCAATTTATGGATGGGCTTTCGAAACCTATTATCAGGGGATTTACAGAGCCAATCAGGTTCTGACTAAAGTTCCGGACATTGAATTTGCAGATGCAGCCCTTAAAAACCGAATCTTAGGACAGGCTTATTTTTTAAGAGGATTGTATTTTTTTCACGCTGTAAACTTGTTTAAAAATGTACCGCTGCCAACAGAATTAGCCGTTTATTATCCTCAAAAAAGCCAGGCAGACGGCTGGGCGCAGGTTATAGCCGATTTCAAAGCAGCAGCCGAATTACTGCCAACATCGTATGACGGAATTTCTGGACTGGATGCCGGACAAAAAGGACGTGCAACAAAAGGGGCAGCATTAGGATATTTAGGAAAAGCCTATTTATTTACCAAAGATTTTACCAACGCAAGAACTACTTTTAAGCAGGTAATAGATTTAGGAGTTTATTCTTTAGTAGCCAATTACAGGGATAATTTTACAACCGCAAATGAAAACAATTCTGAGTCTCTTTTTGAAGTACAATTCAGCAGAGATGCCGGAGGAGTAGATTTAGGCTGGGGAGGTGCACCTGCTTCCGGCTGGGGAAAAACATCGGCCAGAGCTATTACGTATGCACCTAGAGCATTCGGATGGACGGATGTGCAGCCAACCTGGGCATTGTTTAATGAATTTAAACAGGAAAAAACAAAAACAGGAGAAGATGATCCTCGTTTAGATGCTACTATCTTCTATAATAAACCGGGAACAAAATTATATGGAAAAGATTTTGCCACTTTCTACGCTGCAAGTCCAGGCGATCTAAACGATTTATTCTGTAGAAAATACCAAAACTCTGATGGAGAATTTGCAGACGAATACGACTGGCGTTCCGGTATAAACGAGCGATTGTTACGCTACGCCGATATCCTTTTAATGTACGCCGAATGTTTAAACGAAACAGGCGACACACCAGGAGCTTATACTTACATTCAAATGGTAAGAAACCGTGTAAACCTGCCGGATTTATCTGTGGCAAAACCAGGAATGAGTCAGGAGCAGATGAGAGAGCAGATTGGCCACGAAAGATTCCTTGAATTCCCTCTTGAAGGACATCGTTTTGATGATATCCGCCGTTGGGGATGGCTCGATAATCTGGAAAAACTAAACTGGTTAAAAGCAAGGGATGCCGAGTTTAATTCCTATACAAAAGGAAGAGAATACTACCCGATTCCGCAGTTAGAAATGGATAACAATCCCGGAACCGTTCAAAATGACAGTTATTAA